One window of the Sparus aurata chromosome 7, fSpaAur1.1, whole genome shotgun sequence genome contains the following:
- the LOC115584729 gene encoding poly(rC)-binding protein 2-like isoform X2: MDSSLVEGGLNVTLTIRLLMHGKEVGSIIGKKGESVKKMREESGARINISEGNCPERIITLAGPTTSIFKAFSMIIEKLEEDISTSMTNSTATSKPPVTMRLVVPASQCGSLIGKGGCKIKEIRESAGAQVQVAGDMLPNSTERAITVAGTPQSIIECVKQICVVMLESPPKGVTIPYRPKPSGSPVIFAGGQAYAVQGQHAIPQPDLTKLHQLAMQQSPFPIAHSNQGFQAGMDASAQTGSHELTIPNDLIGCIIGRQGAKINEIRQMSGAQIKIANPVEGSTDRQVTITGSHASISLAEYLINARLSSEATGLAAN, from the exons atggactcAAGTCTGGTCGAAGGAGGACTTAATGTCACCTTAACCATCAGGCTACTCATGCATGGGAAG GAGGTTGGAAGCATCATTGGCAAG AAAGGAGAGTCTGTGAagaagatgagagaggag AGTGGTGCCCGCATCAACATCTCAGAGGGGAACTGTCCGGAGAGGATCATAACTCTCGCGGGACCGACCACCTCCATTTTTAAAGCCTTCTCTATGATCATTGAGAAATTGGAGGAG GACATCAGCACCTCAATGACTAACAGTACGGCCACCAGCAAACCGCCGGTCACCATGCGCCTTGTTGTGCCTGCCAGCCAGTGTGGCTCTCTCATTGGCAAAGGTGGATGCAAGATCAAGGAAATCAGAGAG TCAGCCGGAGCTCAGGTACAAGTAGCAGGGGACATGTTGCCCAATTCCACAGAGCGTGCCATCACTGTCGCAGGGACCCCACAGTCCATTATCGAGTGTGTCAAgcagatctgtgttgtcatgctTGAG TCTCCACCAAAGGGAGTGACCATCCCGTACAGACCCAAACCCTCAGGCTCTCCTGTCATCTTTGCAGGTGGTCAG GCTTACGCTGTCCAAGGGCAGCACGCCATTCCACAGCCTGAT CTCACCAAACTTCACCAGCTGGCCATGCAGCAGAGCCCCTTCCCCATTGCACATAGCAACCAGGGCTTCCAGG CTGGGATGGATGCCTCTGCACAAACTGGCTCTCATGAGCTGACCATTCCAAACGAT CTCATTGGTTGCATTATTGGACGTCAGGGTGCAAAGATCAATGAGATTCGTCAGATGTCAGGGGCTCAGATCAAAATTGCCAACCCTGTGGAGGGCTCAACTGACAGACAGGTCACCATCACTGGCTCCCATGCCAGTATCAGCCTGGCTGAGTATCTGATCAATGCTCG GCTGTCTTCTGAAGCTACTGGACTCGCAGCCAACTGA
- the LOC115584729 gene encoding poly(rC)-binding protein 2-like isoform X1, which yields MDSSLVEGGLNVTLTIRLLMHGKEVGSIIGKKGESVKKMREESGARINISEGNCPERIITLAGPTTSIFKAFSMIIEKLEEDISTSMTNSTATSKPPVTMRLVVPASQCGSLIGKGGCKIKEIRESAGAQVQVAGDMLPNSTERAITVAGTPQSIIECVKQICVVMLESPPKGVTIPYRPKPSGSPVIFAGGQAYAVQGQHAIPQPDVSEGPSLTKLHQLAMQQSPFPIAHSNQGFQAGMDASAQTGSHELTIPNDLIGCIIGRQGAKINEIRQMSGAQIKIANPVEGSTDRQVTITGSHASISLAEYLINARLSSEATGLAAN from the exons atggactcAAGTCTGGTCGAAGGAGGACTTAATGTCACCTTAACCATCAGGCTACTCATGCATGGGAAG GAGGTTGGAAGCATCATTGGCAAG AAAGGAGAGTCTGTGAagaagatgagagaggag AGTGGTGCCCGCATCAACATCTCAGAGGGGAACTGTCCGGAGAGGATCATAACTCTCGCGGGACCGACCACCTCCATTTTTAAAGCCTTCTCTATGATCATTGAGAAATTGGAGGAG GACATCAGCACCTCAATGACTAACAGTACGGCCACCAGCAAACCGCCGGTCACCATGCGCCTTGTTGTGCCTGCCAGCCAGTGTGGCTCTCTCATTGGCAAAGGTGGATGCAAGATCAAGGAAATCAGAGAG TCAGCCGGAGCTCAGGTACAAGTAGCAGGGGACATGTTGCCCAATTCCACAGAGCGTGCCATCACTGTCGCAGGGACCCCACAGTCCATTATCGAGTGTGTCAAgcagatctgtgttgtcatgctTGAG TCTCCACCAAAGGGAGTGACCATCCCGTACAGACCCAAACCCTCAGGCTCTCCTGTCATCTTTGCAGGTGGTCAG GCTTACGCTGTCCAAGGGCAGCACGCCATTCCACAGCCTGATGTAAGTGAAGGGCCCTCT CTCACCAAACTTCACCAGCTGGCCATGCAGCAGAGCCCCTTCCCCATTGCACATAGCAACCAGGGCTTCCAGG CTGGGATGGATGCCTCTGCACAAACTGGCTCTCATGAGCTGACCATTCCAAACGAT CTCATTGGTTGCATTATTGGACGTCAGGGTGCAAAGATCAATGAGATTCGTCAGATGTCAGGGGCTCAGATCAAAATTGCCAACCCTGTGGAGGGCTCAACTGACAGACAGGTCACCATCACTGGCTCCCATGCCAGTATCAGCCTGGCTGAGTATCTGATCAATGCTCG GCTGTCTTCTGAAGCTACTGGACTCGCAGCCAACTGA